A part of Parvimonas micra genomic DNA contains:
- a CDS encoding helix-turn-helix domain-containing protein, translating to MNIVVQHYAGYIAHLSMRKLRDERGNTYYGIDEDIRDRLRSKLMQAVLIFKI from the coding sequence ATGAATATTGTCGTGCAACATTACGCTGGCTATATCGCACACCTTTCTATGAGAAAGCTCCGTGATGAGCGGGGAAATACCTATTACGGCATAGATGAGGATATACGAGATCGCCTTCGCTCAAAGCTTATGCAGGCTGTCCTGATTTTCAAGATTTAA
- a CDS encoding tyrosine-type recombinase/integrase, translated as MSDRVLKALQRVIQSRRKSTFKVDGYTGFLFLTRNETPQNCINYDIMFRKLVEKYNSSHKEPLPTVTTPHTLRHTFCTNMANAGMNSKALQYLMGHANITMTLNYYAHATFDSAQAEFFRLTA; from the coding sequence ATGAGCGACCGAGTGCTTAAAGCCTTGCAGAGAGTGATTCAAAGCCGAAGAAAAAGCACTTTTAAGGTTGACGGTTATACAGGCTTCCTCTTTCTCACAAGGAACGAAACACCTCAAAATTGCATTAACTATGATATTATGTTTCGTAAACTTGTAGAAAAGTATAATTCGAGCCATAAGGAACCTCTGCCGACAGTAACAACGCCCCATACACTGCGACACACATTCTGCACCAATATGGCAAATGCGGGAATGAATTCGAAAGCCTTACAGTATCTAATGGGACATGCCAACATTACCATGACCCTGAACTATTACGCACATGCTACATTTGATAGTGCACAGGCGGAATTTTTCAGGCTGACGGCTTAA
- a CDS encoding RNA polymerase sigma factor: protein MPEEKRRAVLLYYFFDMSDAEIAELYQIPRSTVQYRRTSSFELLKRYLEEHAYDLPKLVKQETMNTACYLIR, encoded by the coding sequence TTGCCGGAAGAAAAACGCAGAGCCGTCCTGCTCTACTACTTCTTTGATATGAGTGATGCGGAAATTGCAGAACTCTATCAGATTCCAAGAAGTACCGTGCAGTATCGGCGTACCAGCTCTTTTGAGTTATTAAAACGCTATTTGGAGGAACATGCATATGACTTACCCAAGTTGGTAAAACAGGAAACGATGAACACGGCCTGTTACCTTATCCGGTAA